The following are encoded in a window of Paenibacillus polymyxa genomic DNA:
- the metA gene encoding homoserine O-acetyltransferase MetA, producing MPIKIPDTLPAKEVLEGENIFVMDESLAYHQDIRPLRIAILNLMPTKETTETQLLRLVGNTPLQVDVTLVHMKSHVSKNTSQEYLNMFYKTFDEIKNSRFDGMVITGAPVEQLEFEDVNYWEEIRQIFEWTKTNVTSTMHICWASQAGLYHHFNVPKYGLDYKCFGVFPHTVIKPKVKLLRGFDELFYAPHSRHTEVRREDIDHIAELEVLSESEEAGVYLVATLDGKQIFVTGHSEYDPLSLKWEYDRDVAKGMDIEVPKNYFPNDDPERTPPSIWRAHANLLFSNWLNYYVYQETPYDIGPQI from the coding sequence ATGCCGATTAAAATTCCAGATACACTACCTGCCAAGGAAGTGCTGGAGGGCGAAAATATTTTCGTAATGGATGAAAGCTTGGCTTATCATCAGGATATTCGTCCGTTGCGCATCGCCATTTTGAATTTGATGCCTACGAAGGAAACAACGGAAACCCAACTATTGCGCCTGGTCGGCAATACGCCGCTGCAAGTGGACGTCACGCTGGTGCACATGAAGTCTCATGTATCCAAAAATACATCGCAAGAATATTTGAATATGTTCTATAAAACGTTTGACGAGATTAAGAACAGTCGTTTTGACGGCATGGTCATTACAGGAGCTCCGGTTGAACAGCTTGAGTTTGAGGATGTGAACTACTGGGAGGAGATCCGGCAAATTTTTGAATGGACGAAAACGAATGTAACTTCGACCATGCACATTTGTTGGGCCTCACAGGCAGGTTTATACCATCATTTCAATGTCCCGAAATACGGGCTCGACTACAAATGCTTTGGCGTATTTCCACACACCGTGATTAAACCTAAAGTAAAATTGCTACGCGGCTTTGATGAACTGTTTTATGCCCCTCACTCCAGACATACGGAGGTTCGGCGGGAAGATATTGATCATATCGCCGAATTAGAAGTTTTATCCGAATCCGAGGAAGCTGGAGTGTACCTCGTAGCCACGCTTGACGGTAAACAAATTTTTGTAACTGGGCATTCTGAATATGACCCGCTTTCATTGAAATGGGAATACGACCGCGATGTGGCCAAAGGAATGGATATTGAAGTTCCCAAAAATTATTTTCCTAATGATGATCCTGAGCGCACACCGCCTTCAATCTGGCGGGCGCATGCCAATTTATTATTCTCGAATTGGCTGAACTATTATGTATACCAAGAGACACCTTACGATATCGGGCCCCAGATTTAA
- a CDS encoding PLP-dependent transferase — translation MSEKQWKIESRLAQIGSVEEPVTGAVNYPIYQSTAFRHPRLGQSTGFDYIRTINPTRKVLEEASAALESGDAGFACSSGMAALQTVFALFGQGDHLIVSLDLYGGTYRLLERILSKFGVTASYVDTNDLEALEQSCRPNTKAVFIETPTNPLMMITDIRAVAEWASQHQLLTIVDNTLLTPYFQRPLELGADIVVHSATKYLGGHNDVLAGLIVTKGKELSAEISFLHNSIGAVLSPSDCYQLMKGMKTLALRMDRHEHNATVLSNYLLTHPAVAEVFYPALEGHPGREIQNKQSSGNTGIFSFKVKDARYVEPLLRHIKLIAFAESLGGVESLMTYPAVQTHADIPAEIRDAVGVDDRLLRFSVGIEHTDDLIEDLRSALEAARQEVEGGELQ, via the coding sequence ATGAGTGAGAAACAGTGGAAAATCGAAAGTAGATTGGCACAAATCGGTTCAGTAGAGGAGCCAGTAACCGGGGCTGTTAATTACCCGATTTACCAATCTACGGCGTTCCGCCATCCCCGTCTGGGTCAAAGCACAGGATTTGATTATATTCGGACGATCAATCCCACGCGAAAGGTACTGGAAGAGGCTTCTGCTGCACTTGAATCTGGTGATGCAGGCTTTGCATGCAGCTCAGGTATGGCGGCGCTGCAAACGGTATTTGCATTGTTTGGACAGGGAGATCATCTCATAGTATCGCTGGATCTGTATGGCGGGACATATCGTTTGCTGGAACGTATTTTATCTAAATTTGGTGTAACAGCCAGTTATGTGGATACGAACGATCTTGAAGCACTCGAACAGTCATGTCGACCGAATACCAAAGCTGTATTCATAGAAACACCTACAAATCCGTTAATGATGATTACTGATATTCGAGCGGTGGCTGAATGGGCATCACAACATCAGTTGCTTACCATTGTAGATAATACGCTGCTAACACCATACTTCCAGCGGCCATTGGAACTCGGCGCGGATATTGTGGTACATAGCGCAACCAAGTATTTGGGCGGACACAACGATGTGCTGGCAGGGTTAATCGTAACCAAAGGCAAAGAGCTATCAGCTGAAATTTCCTTTCTGCACAATTCCATAGGGGCCGTGCTTTCCCCGAGTGACTGCTACCAGTTGATGAAGGGGATGAAGACGTTAGCGCTGCGTATGGACCGACATGAGCATAATGCAACAGTGCTGTCTAACTATTTACTGACGCATCCGGCGGTGGCGGAAGTATTTTATCCGGCGCTCGAAGGCCATCCAGGTCGTGAAATTCAAAATAAACAATCCAGCGGAAACACAGGGATTTTCTCCTTTAAAGTAAAGGATGCTCGCTATGTAGAGCCTTTGCTTCGTCACATTAAGCTCATTGCGTTTGCGGAAAGTCTCGGCGGTGTTGAGTCGCTAATGACCTATCCCGCGGTGCAGACACATGCGGACATACCAGCAGAAATTCGAGATGCAGTTGGGGTAGATGACAGGCTGTTGCGTTTCTCCGTAGGCATTGAGCATACAGACGACCTCATTGAAGATTTGCGTTCGGCGTTGGAAGCGGCACGTCAAGAAGTAGAAGGAGGAGAGCTGCAATGA
- a CDS encoding aminotransferase class I/II-fold pyridoxal phosphate-dependent enzyme, with product MIEDARRIGQDLNKERKFATKLLHFGSEIDSVTGASSVPIYQASTFHHHDIFNPPQHDYSRSGNPTRQALEDYIALLEGGACGFAFASGMAAISTTFMLLSAGDHVIVSEDVYGGTYRLLTSILKRMNIETTFVDMTDLNLVKEALQENTRAVYMETPSNPTLKITDVAGITSWAQDHGLLTLLDNTFMTPYYQRPIEQGVDIVLHSATKFLGGHSDVLAGLAVARTESLGRQIKQLQNGLGTVLAPQESWLLMRGMKTLEARMAHSEKSAAKLANWLNERNDIEAVYYPGLENHPGREVHERQSSGYGAVISFDVGSGERAKEVLSRVRIPIVAVSLGAVESILSYPAMMSHAAMPYSVRLERGITDGLLRFSVGLEDIDDLISDLDEALR from the coding sequence ATGATAGAGGATGCGAGGAGGATCGGGCAGGATTTGAACAAAGAGCGGAAGTTCGCTACCAAGCTGCTGCATTTTGGTTCTGAAATTGACAGCGTTACAGGGGCCTCGAGCGTCCCGATCTATCAAGCTTCTACCTTTCACCATCATGATATTTTTAATCCTCCACAGCATGACTATAGCCGTTCAGGTAATCCGACACGACAAGCTTTGGAGGATTATATCGCTTTATTAGAAGGCGGGGCGTGCGGCTTTGCCTTTGCGTCAGGTATGGCGGCCATCTCCACTACCTTTATGCTCTTATCCGCTGGAGACCATGTCATTGTTTCGGAGGACGTATACGGGGGAACATATCGACTGCTGACCTCCATTTTGAAACGGATGAATATTGAAACGACCTTCGTTGACATGACGGACCTCAACCTTGTGAAAGAGGCGTTGCAGGAGAATACAAGGGCTGTATATATGGAAACCCCGTCCAATCCGACACTCAAAATTACCGATGTAGCAGGAATAACCTCTTGGGCACAGGATCACGGACTTTTAACTTTATTGGATAATACTTTTATGACACCTTATTATCAACGTCCGATTGAGCAGGGAGTCGATATTGTATTGCACAGTGCGACCAAGTTTCTGGGCGGACACAGCGATGTGCTGGCAGGACTTGCGGTAGCGCGTACCGAATCGCTCGGGAGACAAATCAAGCAGCTCCAAAATGGACTGGGTACCGTGCTGGCTCCGCAGGAGTCATGGTTGCTCATGCGCGGTATGAAGACACTGGAGGCTCGTATGGCTCACAGCGAAAAGAGTGCAGCCAAGCTCGCTAACTGGCTGAACGAGCGCAACGACATTGAGGCAGTATACTACCCGGGTCTGGAAAATCATCCAGGGCGTGAAGTTCATGAGCGTCAATCCAGCGGTTATGGTGCAGTGATATCGTTTGATGTGGGTTCTGGTGAGCGTGCAAAAGAAGTACTCAGTCGCGTACGTATTCCAATTGTAGCGGTGAGTCTGGGAGCTGTGGAAAGCATCTTGTCGTATCCGGCGATGATGTCACATGCGGCTATGCCCTATAGTGTACGATTGGAGCGCGGGATTACGGACGGACTACTTCGTTTCTCCGTAGGTTTGGAGGATATTGACGACCTGATCAGTGATCTGGATGAGGCGCTGCGCTAG
- the mqnC gene encoding cyclic dehypoxanthinyl futalosine synthase, translated as MSVIDHILDKALRGERLNLEDTVALFESDEVEKIGHAANKVMNRMHPDPIKTFVIGRNINYTNVCDVYCRFCAFYRRPGSDEGYVLPDEVIFQKIKETQEVGGTEILMQGGVNPNLPFSYYTDLLKAIKERFPDITMHSFSPAEIHKMKEKSGLSMEDTIRAIHEAGLDSLPGGGGEILDDRTRRKISRLKGSWRDWMDVMQTAHKVGMNTTATMVIGFGELMEERALHLLRVRDAQDECIENKYNSEGFLAFIPWTFQPDNTNLKKERQTPEEYLKTVAISRLVLDNIKHIQSSWVTMGPEIGKKSLYYGCDDFGSTMIEENVVSAAGATYKVNIESILQLIRETGHIPAQRNTRYDIIRTFDSASSIEHDFIMQN; from the coding sequence ATGAGTGTAATCGACCATATTTTAGATAAAGCCCTACGCGGCGAACGCCTGAATTTAGAGGATACCGTTGCTTTGTTCGAATCAGACGAGGTAGAAAAAATAGGTCATGCGGCGAATAAGGTCATGAATCGCATGCATCCCGATCCCATTAAAACCTTCGTCATCGGACGAAATATTAACTATACGAACGTATGTGACGTATACTGTCGCTTCTGCGCTTTTTACCGTAGACCGGGTTCCGATGAAGGTTATGTTTTGCCGGATGAGGTGATCTTTCAGAAGATCAAGGAAACGCAGGAGGTAGGTGGCACCGAAATTCTAATGCAAGGCGGTGTGAATCCAAATCTGCCATTCAGTTATTATACGGATTTGCTGAAAGCTATTAAGGAGCGTTTTCCCGATATTACGATGCACTCCTTCTCGCCAGCTGAAATTCACAAAATGAAGGAAAAATCCGGTCTATCCATGGAAGACACGATTCGAGCCATTCATGAAGCTGGATTGGATTCGCTTCCGGGCGGAGGCGGAGAAATTTTGGATGACCGCACACGCCGCAAAATTAGCCGTCTCAAAGGCTCTTGGCGTGATTGGATGGATGTCATGCAAACGGCTCACAAGGTTGGGATGAACACAACCGCTACGATGGTTATCGGCTTTGGCGAGTTGATGGAGGAGCGTGCGCTGCATTTGTTGCGGGTTCGTGATGCTCAGGACGAATGCATTGAAAACAAATATAATTCTGAAGGATTTTTGGCCTTTATTCCTTGGACCTTCCAGCCAGACAACACCAATCTGAAGAAGGAACGCCAGACGCCAGAAGAATATCTGAAGACCGTTGCGATCAGTCGTCTTGTATTGGATAACATCAAGCATATTCAATCCTCATGGGTAACTATGGGACCGGAAATCGGTAAAAAATCGTTATACTACGGTTGCGATGATTTTGGTAGCACCATGATTGAAGAAAATGTAGTTTCCGCTGCAGGCGCAACATACAAGGTTAACATCGAATCCATTTTACAGTTGATCCGCGAGACGGGTCACATTCCAGCACAGCGCAATACCCGTTATGATATTATTCGTACTTTTGACAGTGCCAGCAGTATTGAACATGATTTTATCATGCAAAATTAA
- a CDS encoding YitT family protein — protein sequence MKPTSGDASRFPVFYTVIGGITASVGLELFLHPHDMIAGGVTGISRLMSLYTQEHFGLLLFVLNLPLMLLYSLSTHKPMLLRALPGLFAFSGSAIILSPFPAVSGHPVVCALGGGICIGLGAGLAARHGGLLDSLGLNESDDGRPSTLLLTHRKIPLIQIVMLCNGLLLITAGFVLGWEPALYSALSCLAAYETTRLMFTGLTRMVCVVSKKQQTVEDAIYRRLRIHSTPVGGSAQIEGKIKSESEDKKEQMVTVYSVHLLDLQRFKAVIQMADPQAEIMYMKRWKT from the coding sequence ATAAAGCCCACTTCAGGAGATGCGAGCAGGTTCCCTGTCTTTTATACGGTGATTGGTGGAATTACAGCATCCGTCGGTCTGGAATTGTTTTTACATCCGCATGATATGATCGCTGGAGGCGTCACGGGGATCTCCAGACTCATGTCGCTTTATACACAGGAGCACTTTGGGTTACTGCTATTCGTTTTGAACTTGCCACTCATGTTGCTGTATTCTCTGTCTACTCACAAACCCATGCTGCTTCGGGCACTACCCGGCTTGTTCGCCTTTTCGGGCTCAGCCATTATTCTTTCGCCTTTTCCGGCAGTGAGTGGCCATCCGGTTGTATGCGCTTTGGGCGGCGGAATCTGTATCGGCCTTGGCGCAGGGCTGGCAGCTCGTCATGGTGGTCTGCTCGATTCACTAGGACTTAACGAATCTGACGATGGCCGTCCATCCACATTGTTGCTAACACACCGCAAGATTCCATTAATACAGATTGTTATGCTGTGTAATGGTCTGCTGCTCATTACCGCCGGCTTTGTGCTAGGCTGGGAGCCAGCTCTCTATTCAGCCTTATCCTGCCTCGCCGCCTATGAAACGACCCGGCTGATGTTTACCGGTCTGACGCGTATGGTTTGTGTTGTCAGCAAGAAGCAGCAAACCGTCGAGGATGCCATATATCGCAGGCTGCGTATACACAGCACGCCTGTTGGAGGCTCTGCCCAGATAGAGGGTAAGATTAAAAGCGAATCTGAGGATAAAAAAGAACAAATGGTCACCGTTTACAGCGTTCATCTGTTGGATTTGCAGCGCTTTAAGGCAGTCATCCAAATGGCTGACCCGCAGGCTGAGATCATGTATATGAAACGATGGAAAACATAG
- a CDS encoding cation:proton antiporter: protein MDHLVFEVGLAIALIAAAGLISSKLRFSVIPFYILIGMAVGPHAMELWHFDFRFIESAPFIDFMGRIGVLFLLFYLGLEFSVGRLIKSGRSIAVGGTIYIGINFTLGLALGFLSGFPVAETLVIAGITTISSSAIAAKVLVDLKRTANAETEMILGIIMFEDVFLAVYISILSGLVLSDSSSLGGVLLSALIALGFMLAVIIIGRKAVPLLNRILRIRSNEVFGLVVFGSLFLVAGFSETIHVAEAIGALLVGLVLAETEHAKRIEHLIVPFRDFFGALFFFSFGLSIDPLSLGGNAIWLALAAVVLTLFGNIWAGMLAGRTASLSPKASANIGLTIVARGEFSIIMANLGKEGGLLDIVQPFAAIYVLILAILGPLLTKQSKPIFNMLNKIFKFKDPRLRKEESNSA from the coding sequence ATGGATCATCTGGTATTTGAGGTTGGATTGGCAATTGCTCTCATCGCTGCAGCTGGACTTATTTCCTCCAAACTGCGCTTCTCGGTCATCCCTTTTTATATCCTGATCGGAATGGCAGTTGGGCCGCATGCGATGGAGCTATGGCATTTTGATTTTCGCTTTATCGAAAGCGCCCCATTTATTGATTTTATGGGAAGAATCGGAGTGCTGTTTCTTCTCTTCTACTTGGGTCTCGAGTTCTCAGTAGGTCGGTTAATTAAATCAGGCCGTTCCATTGCCGTGGGCGGCACCATTTATATTGGCATCAATTTTACACTGGGGCTGGCTCTTGGCTTCCTGAGCGGCTTTCCTGTAGCAGAGACACTGGTTATCGCCGGAATTACAACAATATCATCCAGTGCTATTGCTGCGAAGGTGCTGGTAGATCTCAAGCGGACTGCCAATGCAGAAACAGAAATGATTTTGGGCATTATTATGTTCGAGGATGTTTTCCTCGCCGTATACATCTCCATCCTCTCCGGATTGGTTCTTAGTGATTCATCCTCGCTCGGGGGTGTGCTGCTATCAGCGCTAATCGCGCTTGGCTTTATGCTTGCAGTCATTATTATCGGCCGTAAGGCCGTCCCTCTGTTAAATCGGATTCTCCGTATTCGCTCCAATGAGGTATTCGGACTTGTTGTTTTTGGCTCTCTGTTTCTAGTGGCTGGTTTTTCGGAAACGATTCATGTGGCGGAAGCTATCGGCGCCCTGTTGGTCGGTCTGGTACTGGCCGAAACGGAACATGCCAAACGAATCGAGCATTTAATTGTTCCTTTCCGCGATTTCTTTGGTGCCCTGTTTTTCTTCAGCTTTGGACTATCCATCGATCCACTGTCCCTGGGAGGAAACGCGATATGGCTTGCGCTGGCAGCAGTCGTCCTCACGTTGTTTGGTAACATTTGGGCAGGAATGCTGGCTGGGCGTACGGCCTCCTTATCTCCCAAAGCGTCAGCAAATATCGGTCTGACCATTGTGGCGCGGGGTGAATTTTCGATTATCATGGCCAACTTGGGCAAGGAAGGCGGTTTGCTTGATATTGTTCAACCCTTTGCAGCTATCTATGTACTCATACTGGCGATTCTTGGACCACTTCTGACAAAGCAGTCAAAACCTATCTTTAATATGTTAAACAAAATATTTAAGTTCAAGGACCCCCGCCTACGAAAGGAAGAAAGTAACTCGGCATAA
- a CDS encoding cation:proton antiporter regulatory subunit has translation MDIRESILPGIGIKYRIDAESGDRIVIIIHDDGRRELYHFDYEDLEQSISMTTLNDQEARLVASIIGGMTYKPKQLESVEMTFDDFIIEWYRVESHYASVGKSIGELDVRQNSGATVIAIVEKKGMKYVNPGPEVIINDYATVVVVGERDQQKRFKQILMNGSG, from the coding sequence ATGGATATTCGAGAGTCTATTTTGCCAGGAATCGGGATTAAGTATCGAATAGATGCAGAGAGTGGCGACCGAATTGTCATTATTATTCATGATGATGGCAGGCGCGAGTTGTATCACTTTGATTACGAGGATCTGGAACAAAGTATTTCTATGACAACCCTGAATGATCAGGAAGCGCGATTGGTAGCCTCCATCATCGGGGGGATGACATATAAGCCCAAACAGCTTGAAAGTGTAGAAATGACGTTTGATGATTTTATTATCGAATGGTATAGAGTGGAATCCCACTATGCAAGTGTCGGCAAATCCATCGGTGAGCTGGATGTAAGGCAAAATTCGGGAGCCACTGTTATTGCCATTGTGGAGAAAAAAGGAATGAAATATGTAAATCCTGGTCCTGAAGTGATTATTAACGATTATGCCACTGTAGTCGTTGTTGGGGAACGCGATCAGCAAAAACGCTTTAAACAAATCCTTATGAACGGAAGCGGGTGA
- a CDS encoding putative sporulation protein YtxC — protein MELFTVWTNTDGDQETDRFYEVVKSRTKGLHMSRRGFRFTFRQLDNKVAWTCKGTESNSAFESFLPCVYSIMSSAIADYIIEVKEWGLLNLILTKACSLLEKEDTEQIRSMIRSLLNDDGPRGRLKRHGKLTTLLEKDFKELHVINLEGLIQFRLHAYKKELEEIVDYAMEEFWADRQYEEFMGLLKYFVFFQESKVPLVHVLHQGGHNFTILDSAMVPIPTPDADDIIVEMPGIELEMEVEDRIVSTLISISPASIILHTDDEHTPIVRTLLHIFEDKVKLSRLYPGQDVQK, from the coding sequence ATGGAACTGTTTACAGTGTGGACCAATACAGACGGAGATCAGGAAACCGACCGGTTTTATGAAGTGGTCAAAAGTAGAACAAAGGGACTACATATGTCACGGCGCGGATTTCGATTCACTTTCAGACAGCTGGACAACAAAGTGGCATGGACCTGCAAGGGCACAGAAAGCAATTCGGCGTTTGAAAGCTTTCTCCCCTGTGTATACAGCATCATGTCTTCGGCAATAGCGGATTATATTATCGAAGTCAAGGAGTGGGGATTGCTCAATCTCATTCTCACCAAAGCCTGTTCGCTGCTGGAGAAAGAGGATACAGAGCAAATTCGCAGTATGATTCGTTCACTGTTAAACGATGATGGCCCGAGAGGCCGTTTGAAGCGTCATGGTAAGCTGACCACTCTTCTGGAGAAGGATTTTAAGGAGCTTCATGTGATCAATTTGGAAGGACTGATTCAATTTAGGCTCCATGCGTATAAAAAAGAGCTTGAAGAAATCGTCGACTATGCCATGGAAGAATTCTGGGCAGATCGGCAATACGAAGAATTTATGGGGCTGCTTAAATATTTTGTTTTTTTTCAGGAAAGCAAAGTTCCGCTCGTACACGTACTTCACCAAGGCGGACATAATTTTACGATTCTGGATAGTGCCATGGTGCCCATTCCGACTCCTGATGCAGATGACATCATTGTCGAGATGCCAGGCATTGAACTAGAAATGGAGGTCGAAGATCGAATCGTAAGCACCCTTATTTCGATTTCTCCTGCTTCCATTATATTGCACACAGACGATGAGCACACCCCCATAGTGCGGACTCTCCTGCATATTTTTGAAGATAAAGTGAAGCTGAGCAGACTTTATCCAGGTCAGGATGTTCAAAAATAA
- a CDS encoding 3D domain-containing protein, whose translation MRSMLVWKRILGTVLIATCLVLPGNEVYGHKEPVQHKKWQSTPVLAPREEQVITTMTVTATGYTAGYESTGKRPSHPGYGITYSGVKVRRDKNTLSTIAADPKTFPLGSILYIPGYGYGIVADTGSAIKGNKIDLYFKTTRQVYSEWGKKDVDVQIIKKGNGKCTEKMVKSLQKAIETHKTIPSATLDASI comes from the coding sequence ATGAGATCCATGTTGGTATGGAAACGGATTTTGGGAACCGTGTTAATTGCAACCTGTCTGGTATTGCCCGGCAATGAAGTTTACGGTCACAAAGAACCGGTCCAGCATAAAAAATGGCAGTCCACACCTGTTTTGGCTCCACGCGAAGAGCAGGTTATTACGACCATGACGGTCACGGCTACAGGATATACAGCAGGCTATGAATCGACTGGCAAACGGCCAAGTCATCCCGGCTACGGTATTACGTATTCCGGTGTAAAAGTGCGTCGTGACAAGAACACACTGTCTACGATTGCGGCTGATCCCAAAACGTTTCCTTTGGGAAGCATATTGTACATTCCAGGTTATGGATACGGGATTGTAGCAGATACAGGTTCTGCGATTAAGGGCAATAAAATTGATTTGTATTTTAAAACAACCCGGCAGGTGTATTCTGAATGGGGCAAGAAAGATGTGGATGTTCAAATTATAAAAAAAGGGAACGGAAAATGTACGGAAAAGATGGTAAAATCGCTCCAAAAAGCGATAGAAACGCATAAAACCATTCCGAGTGCGACACTGGATGCTTCCATATAA